Below is a genomic region from Hallerella porci.
AGGCGCACAAATTGCACTTGAAGTTTTCTGCTATAAACTCGCCCGCGAAATCGGCGGTCTCACGATGGCGCTTCCGCGTTTAGACGCTCTCGTCTTTACCGGTGGCATCGGCGAAAACAGCCGCGTTGTCCGCGAAATCACTCTTGAAAATTTGGCCATTTTAGGATTCAAGATGGACGCAAAGCGCAACGAAGATAACGGCGAAAATTCAAATCACATTATCACCGTCGAAGGTTCAAAGCCGCTCGCGATGGTAGTTCCGACCAATGAAGAATTGCTGATTGCTCTCGATACCGCAGAATATGCGAAGAGCGTGAAGTAGTTAATACAAAACGTCTTCGAGAACTAAACCTTGGGGCGGCGCCATTGTGCGTTCGCCCTTAAATTTATCGGCGAAAATTTCGTTCACCGTTCCCGCGGGATAACGCTTGCGCCCGACATCAAAAAGCGTCCCGACCATAGCGCGGACTTGTCGATGCAAAAAACGATTTCCTTGAATGTGCCATTCCGAAATGTAATCGTTGACTTTTTTGAGTTCAAATCGGGTGAGATTGCAAACTGTACTTTTCCCATCATTTCGCGGAATGCAAAATCGGATAAAATCGTGTTCGCCTAAAAAAGATTTTGCTTCGCGTTCCATCAGCTCATAATCGACAGGCAAATGCCCGATTTCCCAACCAAAATCGCGGAGAAGAGCAACGGGTCTTGTGAAAAGAGTGTAAACGTAATAGCGCGAAACAGCGTCATAACGCGAATGAAAATCGGGAGCGCAAATTTCTAATTCGCGAATTTTTACGGTGCGTTTTCCGAGTCCGTTGATCGAGCGCATCAATTTTTGACAATCGATTTCGCCATCGTAATCGAAGTGCACCATTTGTCCGCGGGCGTGAACGCCTGTGTCTGTGCGTCCCGCGGCGACTAAATCAATTGGAGTCCGCAAAGCGATGCGGAACGCTTCTTCTAACGCCGACTGAACGGTTACAAATTTTGTTTTGCCGTGTTCGTTTTGTTCTTGCCAGCCAAAGTATGCGCTGCCTAAATA
It encodes:
- the truA gene encoding tRNA pseudouridine(38-40) synthase TruA; protein product: MRYRFRCEYLGSAYFGWQEQNEHGKTKFVTVQSALEEAFRIALRTPIDLVAAGRTDTGVHARGQMVHFDYDGEIDCQKLMRSINGLGKRTVKIRELEICAPDFHSRYDAVSRYYVYTLFTRPVALLRDFGWEIGHLPVDYELMEREAKSFLGEHDFIRFCIPRNDGKSTVCNLTRFELKKVNDYISEWHIQGNRFLHRQVRAMVGTLFDVGRKRYPAGTVNEIFADKFKGERTMAPPQGLVLEDVLY